From the Streptomyces nigrescens genome, one window contains:
- the ltrA gene encoding group II intron reverse transcriptase/maturase, producing the protein MNTDELDSVLFGAERRVLKIQTKLHCWARDDPHRRFDDLFNLVADPAFLLVAWDRVRGNKGARTAGVDGRTARSIEAGQGVVDFLDGLRSQVKDRSFCPLPVRERMIPKSGGKLRRLGIATIADRVVQASLKLVLEPIFEADFHPCSYGFRPNRRAHDAVAEVRYFASRSYEWVVEGDITACFDEISHPALMDRVRDRVGDKRVLALVKAFLKAGILGEDRMLRENRAGTPQGSILSPLLSNVALTVLDEHIARGPGGPASSQTERAKRRRHRLPNYRLVRYADDWCLMVAGTKDDAEALKEEMAEVLSVMGLRLSPEKTLITHIDKGLDFLGWRIQRHRKRGSNRHYIYTYPSGKAVKAMTGNVRTMCRTTDTSQPLDALLRQLNPALKGWCVYFRPGVSSATFAYLSYYTWRQVGSWLRRKHRRSTWKDLRRRYCDVGWWPASEERPLFNPAKVTTTRYRYRGTVIPPPWPGLE; encoded by the coding sequence GTGAATACCGACGAGCTTGACTCCGTTCTGTTCGGAGCGGAGCGCAGGGTACTGAAGATCCAGACCAAGCTGCACTGTTGGGCCCGTGATGATCCCCATCGCAGGTTCGATGATCTGTTCAACCTCGTCGCCGATCCCGCGTTCCTTCTGGTCGCGTGGGACCGGGTGCGGGGCAACAAGGGAGCACGCACGGCCGGAGTGGACGGGCGCACGGCCCGTTCCATCGAGGCCGGGCAGGGCGTCGTGGACTTTCTCGACGGGTTGCGGTCGCAGGTCAAGGACCGCAGCTTCTGCCCGTTGCCGGTACGGGAGCGGATGATCCCGAAGTCGGGCGGCAAGTTGCGCCGCCTGGGGATCGCCACCATCGCCGACCGGGTGGTGCAGGCTTCCTTGAAGCTGGTGCTGGAGCCGATCTTCGAAGCGGATTTCCACCCGTGTTCCTACGGGTTCCGCCCGAACCGTCGTGCTCATGACGCCGTGGCCGAGGTGCGCTATTTCGCGTCCCGCTCCTATGAGTGGGTCGTCGAGGGCGACATCACGGCGTGCTTCGACGAGATCTCACATCCGGCCCTGATGGACCGGGTGCGGGACCGAGTCGGGGACAAGCGCGTCCTGGCACTGGTGAAGGCGTTCCTCAAGGCAGGCATCCTCGGCGAGGACCGCATGCTGCGAGAAAACCGCGCCGGAACCCCGCAGGGTTCGATCCTTTCACCGCTGCTGAGCAATGTGGCCCTGACGGTCCTGGACGAGCACATCGCCCGAGGACCCGGTGGGCCCGCTTCAAGTCAGACGGAGAGGGCCAAGCGCCGTCGTCATCGCCTGCCCAACTACCGGCTCGTCCGCTACGCGGACGACTGGTGTCTGATGGTCGCAGGCACGAAGGACGACGCCGAAGCCCTCAAGGAGGAGATGGCAGAAGTCCTGTCCGTGATGGGCCTGCGCCTGTCGCCGGAGAAGACCCTGATCACCCACATCGACAAGGGCCTCGACTTTCTCGGCTGGCGCATCCAGCGTCACCGGAAACGAGGCAGCAACCGGCACTACATCTACACCTATCCGTCAGGCAAGGCCGTCAAGGCCATGACCGGCAATGTCAGGACGATGTGTCGGACAACGGACACGAGCCAGCCGCTCGATGCCCTGCTGCGTCAGCTCAACCCGGCGCTCAAGGGCTGGTGCGTCTACTTCCGGCCCGGCGTGTCCAGCGCGACCTTCGCCTACCTGAGCTACTACACGTGGCGCCAGGTCGGGAGCTGGTTACGCCGCAAACACCGCCGGTCCACCTGGAAGGACCTCCGCCGCCGCTACTGCGACGTCGGATGGTGGCCGGCCTCGGAGGAAAGGCCGCTGTTCAACCCGGCCAAGGTAACCACCACGCGTTACCGCTACCGGGGAACAGTCATCCCGCCCCCTTGGCCCGGCCTGGAATGA
- a CDS encoding IS3 family transposase — protein sequence MRPGRYPIWRELNRQGHVVARCTVERLMRELAVTGAVRDK from the coding sequence ATGCGGCCGGGCCGGTATCCAATCTGGCGCGAGCTGAACCGGCAGGGGCATGTAGTGGCCCGCTGCACCGTCGAGCGCCTCATGCGCGAACTCGCCGTCACCGGCGCCGTCCGCGACAAGTAG
- a CDS encoding helix-turn-helix transcriptional regulator: protein MEHFVGRLVGREVETATLKGLAASAVSGAGQAAFVVGEAGMGKTAVLGLTASMAERAGMRVLHGAAQELEQQFPFALMSACLGVDATSADVSRARVAEVLRGDARYGLPGAQGASAGAVDFATVETMLALVDELCAQGPLALLLDDLQWADPASLLVLQRLVRTVQQLPLLVVGAYRAVPEARDVDRLYQSLGMRGQTVLKLAPLSPPAVSVLLDDLCGGKPGPRLRRMADKAAGNPLYVRELAAALLREEAIDLCGGIAEVTVGCPVPPLTTLIAHRLRYLREEVLQALRVASVLGAGSTVADLATVLDRPTHELLSIVAEAEATGILREVGDRLVFRHDLIRHALYSAVPGSVRAMLHLKTAQALAGAGAAPERVAEHLLVAAPAAGEFLTAWLVESAAQLTTRAPAAALQLIDQALDLADPHDPRQDHLQWHRAIAQLSCGHLAEAEETARCALARTHDLTWECPLRWIIVHAAFARGRPDLALIETRLASASKGVPAAETIRFQAFSAMCLFALGKLSQAEEVAAATRCAAEAEDDGPALADSLHILAAKRFLEAPGTQALELAQQATRLTPRTIHPAQRIGLQLALANSYIELDRNDDAHHTLATTRKAAEHTGGVLLPWYHLSCALLAFNSGRWDDALTEIEAGLEPGEHFAMSRALRALAAIIALHRGQPNTASPHLTAAAAATDTTTIAWFYEYLPLCADVFADEAQDNPERAYTRLRAAFNHGVGHLPGQSILCFLTPDLVRLALAHGDTTNAHRYARAAQARADHSNGPYHVGDAYRCQGLLAQDPDLLLEAARCYHHAPRPLNEAHSYTDAAHLLAQRHMPREANTLLDKALTIYNRLDAAWHAARATSRLHTVAVRQTTRRPRGSSRQGWEALTNTERVVADHVAAGHSNPEIAARMGISRRTVSTHVSHILRKLRMTSRVEIAADVIRRQNQDHPHPMD from the coding sequence ATGGAGCATTTCGTTGGCCGTCTCGTCGGCCGTGAGGTCGAGACGGCGACATTGAAGGGGCTGGCGGCATCGGCGGTGTCGGGGGCGGGGCAGGCAGCGTTCGTGGTCGGCGAGGCCGGGATGGGCAAGACGGCTGTGCTGGGGCTGACGGCGTCAATGGCAGAGCGTGCGGGGATGCGGGTACTGCACGGGGCGGCGCAGGAGCTGGAACAACAGTTCCCGTTCGCTTTGATGTCGGCCTGTCTGGGTGTGGACGCAACCTCGGCTGATGTGTCCAGGGCTCGGGTCGCCGAGGTCTTGCGTGGCGACGCCCGGTACGGGCTGCCGGGTGCGCAGGGCGCGTCGGCCGGGGCGGTGGACTTCGCCACCGTGGAGACGATGCTCGCTCTGGTCGATGAGCTGTGTGCACAGGGACCGTTGGCGCTGCTCCTCGATGATCTCCAGTGGGCCGACCCGGCGAGTCTGCTGGTATTGCAGCGGCTGGTGCGCACGGTTCAGCAGCTGCCACTGTTGGTTGTCGGGGCCTACCGGGCGGTGCCTGAGGCCAGGGACGTCGACCGGCTCTACCAGAGTCTGGGTATGCGCGGCCAGACCGTGTTGAAGCTGGCACCGCTGAGCCCCCCGGCAGTCTCAGTGCTACTGGACGACCTGTGTGGCGGCAAGCCCGGTCCACGACTACGGCGGATGGCAGACAAAGCGGCGGGGAACCCCTTGTATGTCAGGGAGTTGGCCGCCGCCCTGCTACGGGAAGAGGCGATCGACCTCTGCGGCGGCATCGCGGAGGTCACCGTCGGTTGTCCCGTGCCACCGCTCACCACACTGATCGCGCACCGGCTGCGCTACCTGCGCGAGGAGGTGCTGCAGGCGCTGCGCGTCGCCTCGGTGCTGGGAGCCGGCAGCACGGTCGCCGATCTCGCCACGGTCCTGGACAGGCCAACGCACGAACTGCTCAGCATCGTGGCGGAGGCCGAAGCGACCGGAATCCTGCGTGAGGTCGGTGACCGGCTAGTCTTCCGCCACGACCTCATCCGCCATGCCCTCTACAGCGCCGTCCCGGGCTCGGTCCGCGCCATGCTGCATCTGAAGACGGCACAGGCCCTGGCGGGAGCTGGGGCAGCACCCGAGCGGGTCGCCGAGCACCTGCTCGTCGCGGCACCAGCAGCCGGAGAGTTCCTGACCGCCTGGCTCGTGGAATCCGCGGCACAACTCACCACCCGGGCACCCGCCGCGGCTCTCCAACTCATCGACCAGGCCCTGGACTTGGCCGATCCCCACGATCCACGCCAGGACCACCTCCAATGGCACCGCGCCATAGCCCAGCTCTCCTGCGGCCACCTCGCCGAGGCAGAAGAAACCGCCCGATGCGCCCTGGCCAGGACCCATGACCTCACGTGGGAATGCCCCCTGCGCTGGATCATCGTCCACGCCGCATTCGCCCGCGGACGGCCCGACCTGGCGCTCATCGAGACCCGCCTCGCCAGCGCCAGCAAGGGCGTACCCGCGGCCGAGACGATCCGGTTTCAGGCGTTCAGCGCAATGTGCCTGTTCGCACTGGGCAAGCTCTCGCAGGCCGAGGAGGTCGCGGCAGCCACCCGGTGCGCGGCCGAAGCTGAAGACGACGGCCCCGCCCTGGCCGATTCCCTGCATATCCTGGCGGCCAAACGGTTCCTCGAAGCGCCCGGCACCCAAGCCCTCGAACTGGCCCAACAAGCAACCCGACTCACACCACGCACTATCCACCCCGCACAGCGCATCGGCCTGCAACTCGCCCTGGCCAACAGCTACATCGAACTCGACCGCAACGACGACGCACACCACACCCTCGCCACCACCCGCAAGGCAGCCGAACACACCGGAGGCGTTCTGCTGCCCTGGTACCACCTCTCCTGCGCCCTCCTCGCCTTCAACAGCGGCCGCTGGGACGACGCCCTCACCGAAATCGAGGCCGGACTCGAACCCGGCGAGCACTTCGCCATGAGCCGAGCACTGCGGGCGCTCGCTGCCATCATCGCGCTCCATCGCGGACAGCCGAACACCGCCTCACCCCACCTGACCGCCGCAGCCGCAGCCACCGACACCACAACGATCGCCTGGTTCTACGAGTACCTCCCCCTCTGCGCCGACGTCTTCGCCGACGAAGCCCAGGACAATCCCGAGCGCGCTTACACCCGGCTCAGAGCCGCCTTCAACCACGGCGTCGGCCACCTGCCCGGCCAATCGATCCTCTGCTTCTTGACACCCGACCTCGTCCGCCTCGCCCTGGCCCACGGCGACACCACCAACGCACACCGCTATGCTCGCGCCGCCCAGGCACGAGCCGACCACAGCAACGGCCCCTACCACGTCGGTGACGCCTACCGATGCCAAGGGCTACTGGCCCAAGACCCCGACCTGCTCCTGGAAGCAGCCCGCTGCTACCACCACGCACCACGGCCGCTGAACGAAGCACACTCCTACACCGACGCAGCCCACCTGCTGGCACAACGTCACATGCCCCGCGAGGCAAACACGCTGCTGGACAAAGCGCTGACGATCTACAACCGCCTGGACGCCGCCTGGCACGCGGCCCGCGCCACCTCCCGCCTGCATACCGTCGCCGTGCGCCAGACCACGCGCCGACCACGAGGCAGCTCGCGACAAGGCTGGGAGGCACTCACGAACACCGAACGCGTCGTCGCCGACCACGTCGCAGCTGGCCACTCCAACCCCGAGATCGCCGCCCGCATGGGCATCTCACGACGCACCGTCAGCACACACGTATCCCACATCCTGCGCAAGTTGCGGATGACCTCACGCGTCGAAATCGCAGCCGACGTCATCCGCCGACAGAACCAGGACCATCCGCACCCAATGGACTGA
- a CDS encoding transposase family protein translates to MDGTEIRVRRPAAGRKDRDKFISGKSKVNAVKSMVVTDGEGRVLGCSPTRPGSGPDIAHARQLELVKLLAGGPAVEVPGLVRGHVRASAQGAFLTPHPCRARHRTSEELARAVARSGARAARTSTDSTMQR, encoded by the coding sequence ATGGACGGCACCGAAATCCGGGTCCGGCGGCCGGCCGCGGGACGTAAGGACCGGGACAAGTTCATCTCCGGCAAGAGCAAGGTGAACGCCGTCAAATCCATGGTGGTCACGGATGGCGAAGGCCGCGTACTGGGGTGCAGCCCGACCCGGCCCGGAAGCGGCCCGGACATTGCCCACGCCCGGCAACTGGAGCTGGTCAAGCTCCTGGCCGGCGGGCCCGCGGTGGAGGTTCCCGGACTGGTACGAGGACATGTACGAGCGTCAGCGCAAGGCGCATTCCTCACGCCGCACCCGTGTCGAGCACGGCATCGCACATCTGAAGAACTGGCGCGCGCGGTGGCCAGGTCCGGAGCCAGAGCAGCCAGGACCTCTACGGATTCGACGATGCAGCGGTAG
- a CDS encoding cupin domain-containing protein has translation MQAVLRAGLTGAAIASMSLGAGTAYATPAGPGVTGTVISKMTVGNTDYILREITIPPGQSTGWHYHNGPLYGFVKQGTLSHFDATCKQDGAFKSGSTVREPPGANRVHIGSNLGTEPLTLEVLYVLPHGAPLAQDAANPGCDFQ, from the coding sequence ATGCAAGCAGTACTTCGTGCAGGTCTGACGGGAGCTGCCATCGCCAGCATGTCTTTGGGCGCTGGGACGGCTTATGCCACTCCGGCAGGCCCGGGTGTCACCGGCACGGTGATATCCAAGATGACGGTCGGCAATACGGACTACATCCTGCGAGAGATCACAATCCCTCCCGGTCAGAGCACCGGCTGGCACTATCACAACGGACCTTTGTACGGCTTCGTCAAGCAGGGCACACTGAGCCACTTTGACGCCACGTGCAAGCAGGACGGGGCCTTCAAGTCCGGCAGCACTGTGAGAGAGCCGCCTGGGGCCAACCGAGTGCACATCGGCAGCAACCTCGGCACAGAACCACTCACTCTGGAGGTGCTCTACGTCCTGCCCCACGGTGCGCCGTTGGCGCAGGATGCAGCCAACCCTGGTTGCGACTTCCAGTAA
- a CDS encoding ATP-binding protein, translating into MRHLRLRVGGLRSRLVVTFVLVTLLSAVTTAALAHRECRNAVLKRAQNTTMTEFRNRVSEVAADIDIPPDQSTLTRFAASVSRGLGADIVVARYHDLTATSDSLADQTRITPELRTAVRTAGRMHFQRVEWQGEPFLVVGASVAFDTGRTSDLDVFTLAPLRAEEEDIAVLVATVRGGLVPVVLLAAALALLAARTVLRPVRDLGRATRKLAEGELSTRVAVKGRDEVAQLAETFNHTAESLQTSVAELRAQEERARRFVADVSHELRTPLAAMTLVSNVLDEDADQLPPDSALAARTVSAEIAQLTRLVQDLIEISRFDAMTASLDTVETDLAELVRSTLTRRGWGAPVNTDLAEGVRAMVDRRRIDVVVANLVGNALKHGAQPVAVVLRATDNEITLDVTDCGPGLPPEALPHVFDRFYKADTARRRSEGSGLGTAISLENAQLHGGTISAANRAEGGAVFTLRLPRHRPKDVP; encoded by the coding sequence ATGAGACACCTGAGGCTCCGTGTGGGCGGGCTGCGTTCCCGACTCGTGGTCACCTTCGTCCTCGTCACGCTGCTCAGCGCGGTGACCACGGCCGCCCTCGCCCACCGCGAGTGCCGCAACGCCGTCCTTAAACGGGCGCAGAACACGACTATGACCGAATTCCGCAACCGGGTGAGCGAGGTCGCAGCCGACATCGACATCCCTCCCGACCAGAGCACCCTCACCCGCTTCGCCGCGAGCGTCTCGCGCGGACTCGGCGCTGACATCGTGGTCGCCCGTTACCACGACCTCACCGCCACCTCGGACTCACTGGCGGACCAGACGCGGATCACTCCCGAGCTGCGGACCGCGGTCAGGACCGCCGGCCGGATGCACTTCCAGCGTGTCGAGTGGCAGGGCGAACCGTTCCTGGTAGTCGGCGCGTCCGTGGCCTTCGACACCGGGCGCACCTCAGACCTCGACGTCTTCACCCTCGCCCCGCTCAGGGCCGAGGAAGAGGACATCGCCGTACTCGTGGCCACCGTCCGCGGGGGACTCGTCCCGGTCGTGCTGCTGGCCGCGGCACTCGCGCTGCTCGCCGCCCGCACCGTGCTCCGACCCGTACGGGACCTGGGTCGGGCCACCCGGAAGCTCGCCGAGGGTGAACTCTCCACCCGCGTCGCGGTGAAGGGCAGGGACGAAGTCGCGCAGCTGGCAGAAACCTTCAACCACACCGCCGAGAGCCTTCAGACGTCGGTCGCCGAACTGCGGGCGCAGGAAGAGCGCGCACGCCGCTTCGTCGCCGACGTCTCACACGAACTGCGCACCCCGCTCGCCGCGATGACCCTGGTATCGAACGTGCTGGACGAGGACGCCGATCAGCTGCCGCCGGACTCCGCCCTGGCCGCCCGCACCGTCAGTGCGGAGATTGCCCAGCTCACCCGGCTCGTCCAGGACCTTATCGAGATCTCGCGCTTCGACGCCATGACCGCGTCGCTCGACACCGTGGAGACCGACCTAGCCGAGTTGGTCCGCTCGACGCTCACCCGGCGAGGCTGGGGCGCCCCTGTGAACACGGACCTCGCCGAGGGGGTGCGGGCGATGGTCGACCGGCGCCGGATCGATGTCGTGGTAGCGAACCTCGTCGGCAATGCTCTGAAACACGGGGCCCAGCCCGTGGCGGTGGTGCTCCGCGCCACGGACAACGAGATCACCCTCGACGTCACGGACTGTGGCCCCGGCCTGCCTCCCGAGGCCCTGCCGCACGTCTTCGACCGCTTCTACAAGGCCGACACCGCCCGCCGACGGTCCGAGGGCAGCGGCCTCGGCACTGCGATCTCCCTGGAGAACGCCCAGTTGCACGGCGGCACCATCTCGGCTGCCAACCGCGCCGAAGGCGGCGCAGTCTTCACACTCCGACTCCCTCGTCACCGCCCGAAGGATGTGCCATGA
- a CDS encoding response regulator transcription factor has translation MPHVLLIEDDTSVRDGMELVLRRHDYDVSVAATGEEALFMLDGHLGKPVELIVLDLMLPGMDGFEVCRGIRVRSTIPVIMLTARGDDHDIVTGLEAGADDYVVKPVTAAVLEARIRAALRRAEPAPGSTPGEHQAGLAIDRAGLTVTKLGTPIPLPPMELRLLLELSAAPGRVFSREQLLISVWDLDYLGDSRLVDATVRRLRTKIEDLPSKPRYIQTVRGFGYRFGPL, from the coding sequence ATGCCGCATGTGCTGCTCATCGAGGACGACACCTCCGTACGCGACGGGATGGAACTCGTCCTGCGCCGACACGATTATGACGTATCCGTGGCAGCCACCGGAGAGGAAGCTCTCTTCATGCTGGACGGCCATCTAGGGAAGCCGGTCGAGCTCATCGTCCTCGACCTGATGCTCCCCGGCATGGACGGCTTCGAGGTCTGCCGCGGCATCCGGGTCCGCAGCACCATCCCTGTGATCATGCTGACGGCACGCGGCGACGACCACGACATCGTCACGGGCCTCGAAGCGGGTGCCGACGACTACGTGGTCAAACCGGTCACGGCCGCCGTGCTCGAAGCCCGTATCAGGGCAGCCCTGCGCCGCGCGGAGCCGGCGCCTGGCTCCACGCCGGGAGAGCATCAGGCGGGGCTTGCCATCGACCGAGCCGGCCTGACCGTCACCAAGCTGGGTACGCCCATCCCGCTGCCGCCCATGGAGCTGCGACTGCTGCTGGAGCTGTCAGCCGCCCCGGGCCGGGTATTCAGCCGCGAGCAGCTCCTGATATCTGTCTGGGACCTCGACTACCTGGGCGACTCGCGACTGGTGGACGCCACCGTGCGCAGGCTGCGCACCAAGATCGAGGACCTTCCTTCCAAGCCGCGGTACATCCAGACCGTCCGGGGCTTCGGCTACCGGTTCGGCCCCCTGTGA
- a CDS encoding peptidoglycan-binding protein — protein MRRRTALVAAGAVTAAAALGTGTVILWSGDQAARVEKKGDLPPATAEIARTDLVQSKTVDGHLDYAQRRTVKSPAEGTVTKAAEEGRTVTIGQRLYERNARPVILMYGPTPAFRAMKVGDRGPDVLQLERNLRDLGFGASLYVDTRYDKGTEAAVKKWQKSIGIENADGRVSRGDVVFQPGAVRVVAADAALADQIGPETTVLTVASTKPVVRAQLEQTDAALTSKGTKVKVTLHSGKTVDGKVTGTVKPPVTEGSAESSNEGITVEVTLDGPRSALASEDLKATTSVKFVSESRRNVLAVPVEAVVALRGENGGYGLQIVQGHTTRMVQVTTGMTADGRIEVSGSGISEGMKVGVAEQ, from the coding sequence GTGAGGCGGCGCACGGCGCTTGTCGCAGCCGGCGCGGTAACGGCAGCTGCTGCGCTCGGCACCGGAACTGTGATCCTTTGGAGCGGTGACCAGGCCGCAAGAGTGGAGAAGAAGGGTGACCTTCCTCCCGCCACGGCCGAGATCGCCCGCACCGACCTCGTACAGAGCAAGACCGTCGACGGACACCTCGACTACGCACAGCGCCGCACCGTCAAGTCCCCGGCCGAGGGGACGGTGACCAAGGCCGCCGAGGAAGGCAGGACGGTCACTATAGGGCAGCGGCTGTACGAGCGGAATGCCCGGCCGGTGATCCTGATGTACGGGCCGACACCTGCGTTCCGGGCGATGAAGGTGGGTGACCGAGGTCCAGATGTCCTCCAGCTGGAGCGCAACCTCCGCGATCTCGGATTCGGCGCGAGCCTGTACGTCGACACCCGCTACGACAAGGGCACCGAAGCCGCGGTCAAGAAGTGGCAGAAGTCGATCGGCATCGAGAACGCGGACGGCAGGGTCAGCCGGGGCGACGTTGTCTTCCAGCCCGGTGCGGTGCGGGTGGTGGCGGCGGACGCCGCGCTCGCCGACCAGATCGGCCCGGAGACGACCGTACTGACCGTCGCCTCTACCAAACCCGTCGTCCGGGCCCAACTCGAGCAGACCGACGCGGCTCTGACGTCCAAGGGCACCAAGGTCAAGGTCACCCTGCACAGTGGCAAGACCGTCGACGGCAAGGTGACGGGAACCGTCAAGCCCCCGGTGACGGAAGGCTCCGCCGAGTCGAGCAACGAAGGCATCACGGTGGAGGTCACCCTCGACGGTCCCCGGTCCGCACTTGCCTCCGAGGACCTCAAGGCCACCACCAGCGTCAAGTTCGTCAGCGAGAGCCGCCGGAACGTGCTGGCCGTCCCGGTCGAGGCGGTCGTCGCCCTGCGTGGCGAGAACGGCGGCTACGGCCTGCAGATCGTCCAGGGCCACACCACGAGGATGGTCCAGGTCACGACCGGCATGACCGCCGACGGGCGTATCGAGGTCAGCGGCAGCGGCATCTCGGAGGGCATGAAGGTCGGAGTGGCCGAGCAATGA
- a CDS encoding ABC transporter ATP-binding protein codes for MTVIELQAATKSYPGGVHALRGVDLRVDRGELLAIVGPSGSGKSTLLNLIGTLDRPTSGTVRVAGHDVSALSDSRLSALRARHIGFVFQHFHLNPGRDAVDNVADGLLYAGVPLKERRAQARLALDRVRLGHRLAHRPNELSGGEKQRVAIARALVGEPDLLLADEPTGALDTASGELVMELVRECHAAGTTICVITHDNEIAGSLPRRIRFRDGAVVSDSRSGEAAS; via the coding sequence ATGACAGTGATCGAACTGCAGGCGGCCACCAAGTCCTACCCCGGCGGTGTACACGCCCTGCGCGGCGTGGACCTCCGCGTCGACCGGGGCGAACTCCTCGCGATCGTCGGTCCGTCCGGCTCGGGAAAATCCACCCTGCTCAATCTGATCGGCACCCTCGACCGGCCCACGTCGGGCACGGTCCGGGTGGCCGGGCACGACGTGAGTGCCCTCTCCGACAGCCGGCTGTCCGCACTACGGGCGCGGCACATCGGCTTCGTCTTCCAGCACTTCCACCTGAACCCCGGCCGGGACGCAGTCGACAATGTCGCGGACGGCCTGCTCTACGCGGGCGTGCCACTGAAGGAGCGGCGGGCACAGGCCCGCCTGGCGCTGGACCGGGTCCGCCTCGGCCACCGGCTCGCGCACCGGCCGAACGAGCTGTCGGGCGGCGAGAAGCAACGCGTCGCCATCGCCCGCGCCCTGGTCGGCGAGCCGGACCTGCTGCTCGCCGACGAGCCCACGGGCGCGCTGGACACGGCATCTGGCGAGCTCGTCATGGAACTCGTCCGCGAATGCCACGCGGCGGGCACCACCATCTGTGTGATCACCCATGACAACGAGATCGCCGGCTCACTGCCCCGCCGCATACGGTTCAGGGACGGGGCCGTGGTCTCCGACTCCCGTTCCGGCGAGGCGGCCTCATGA
- a CDS encoding ABC transporter permease has translation MTGPALKPARLPSADILRTGAVGLRARRARVLLSALGIAIGIATMVAVVGLSTSSRADLMSQLARLGTNLLTAEAGKDALGQDVKLPKHVVAMVERIGPVQQATATAQVDARIRRSDVVPEEQPAGVTAQAARPDLLTTLNARMAKGRWLDSANERLPVTVLGAVAAERLSITEPGEKIMMNDRYVVVVGILSSIELVPNLDRVALVGFPAAEKYLGFDGHPTTVFERSPDASVEGVRAVLARTVMPGNEGSVKVSRPSDALAAKTAADKGLTGLMLGLGAVALLVGGVGVANTMVISVLERRQEIGLRRALGATKGAIRLQFLTESLLLSALGGVAGAVLGAAATFAFAKAQGWQVVVPLWSIGGGLGATLAIGVLAGLYPAIRASRLHPTVALHAT, from the coding sequence ATGACCGGCCCCGCGTTGAAGCCCGCACGCCTCCCCTCGGCCGACATCCTGCGTACCGGCGCCGTCGGACTACGCGCCCGCCGTGCCCGCGTGCTGCTCTCCGCACTCGGCATTGCGATCGGCATCGCCACCATGGTCGCGGTGGTCGGCCTGTCCACGTCCAGCCGGGCCGACCTGATGTCTCAGCTCGCCCGCCTCGGGACGAACCTGCTCACCGCCGAAGCGGGGAAGGACGCGCTGGGCCAGGATGTGAAGCTCCCGAAGCATGTGGTCGCCATGGTCGAGCGCATCGGCCCGGTGCAGCAGGCCACGGCCACCGCGCAGGTGGACGCCCGGATCCGCCGTAGTGATGTGGTCCCCGAGGAACAGCCGGCCGGAGTCACCGCGCAGGCCGCCCGGCCGGACCTGCTGACCACGCTGAACGCCCGGATGGCCAAGGGCCGCTGGCTCGACAGTGCCAATGAGCGGCTGCCGGTCACCGTCCTCGGCGCCGTCGCGGCCGAACGGCTGAGCATCACCGAGCCCGGCGAGAAGATCATGATGAACGACCGCTACGTCGTGGTCGTCGGCATCCTCAGCTCCATCGAGCTCGTCCCCAACCTCGACCGGGTGGCCCTGGTCGGCTTCCCGGCCGCGGAGAAGTACCTGGGATTCGACGGCCATCCCACAACCGTCTTCGAGCGGTCCCCGGACGCCTCGGTCGAGGGCGTCCGCGCGGTGCTCGCGCGGACGGTCATGCCCGGCAACGAAGGCTCTGTGAAGGTGTCGCGGCCTTCCGACGCACTGGCGGCGAAGACCGCCGCCGACAAAGGACTCACCGGCCTGATGCTCGGCCTCGGCGCGGTCGCCCTCCTGGTCGGCGGTGTCGGTGTTGCCAACACCATGGTCATCTCGGTCCTGGAACGCCGGCAGGAGATCGGTCTCCGTCGCGCGCTCGGTGCTACGAAGGGCGCGATCCGGCTGCAGTTCCTCACCGAGTCACTGTTGCTCTCGGCGCTGGGCGGGGTGGCGGGCGCGGTGCTCGGCGCGGCGGCGACGTTCGCCTTCGCCAAGGCGCAGGGCTGGCAGGTCGTAGTGCCACTGTGGTCGATCGGTGGCGGCCTGGGCGCGACGCTCGCCATCGGCGTCCTGGCCGGCCTCTACCCGGCGATCCGGGCCTCCCGGCTCCATCCCACGGTCGCGCTCCACGCGACCTGA